The Allochromatium tepidum genome has a window encoding:
- a CDS encoding DsbC family protein, with translation MNRPTQRLLIAAALTLSTTLAFASPEQKIREALKEIAPDLKVTSIQPAPIKGLYEVMAGTDLMYITADGRHFISGHIVDLKTRDDLTEPRLAEARKRLIDAVGEDAMVIFGNKSAKHTITVFTDIECGYCRKLHSQIADYEKEGIRVRYLFFPRAGKDSAAYDEAVSVWCAGDDAARRTALTKAKSGQTIETKTCDNPVEKHMALGADLGLRGTPAIITDSGEMIPGYVEPKRLAARLNGQPGG, from the coding sequence ATGAACAGACCGACTCAACGCCTGCTGATCGCCGCCGCGCTGACCCTCTCCACCACACTGGCGTTCGCCTCGCCCGAGCAGAAGATCCGCGAGGCGCTCAAGGAGATCGCGCCCGATCTCAAGGTCACCAGCATCCAGCCCGCGCCGATCAAGGGACTCTACGAGGTCATGGCCGGCACGGATCTGATGTATATCACCGCCGATGGCCGTCACTTCATCAGTGGTCACATCGTCGATCTCAAGACGCGCGACGATCTCACCGAGCCGCGTCTGGCCGAGGCGCGCAAGCGTCTGATCGACGCCGTCGGTGAGGATGCCATGGTGATCTTCGGCAACAAGAGCGCCAAGCACACCATCACCGTCTTCACCGACATCGAATGCGGCTACTGTCGCAAGCTGCACAGCCAGATCGCCGACTACGAGAAGGAAGGCATCCGGGTGCGTTATCTGTTCTTCCCGCGCGCCGGCAAGGACAGCGCGGCTTATGACGAGGCTGTCTCGGTCTGGTGCGCGGGCGACGATGCGGCTCGTCGCACGGCTCTGACCAAGGCCAAGTCCGGCCAGACGATCGAAACCAAGACCTGTGACAACCCCGTCGAGAAGCACATGGCGCTCGGCGCCGATCTCGGACTGCGCGGTACCCCGGCGATCATCACCGATAGCGGCGAGATGATCCCCGGCTATGTCGAACCCAAGCGTCTGGCGGCCCGGCTCAACGGGCAGCCCGGCGGCTGA
- a CDS encoding methylated-DNA--[protein]-cysteine S-methyltransferase, producing MIDIDVEENESMCHDAQCLIETPIGRLGLHWRGDVLTGIDLDPPPTDHPPPSGCDTPRPPRVITRRLDAYFRAPETRFDLPLDLAGTAFQQRVWALLRTIPVGRTRTYGEIARELGSAARAVGQACRANPCPIVVPCHRVVGQRGLGGFAGDRTGRRLAIKRRLLEHEGVLRYSTPTDSTLGPAPAP from the coding sequence ATGATCGACATCGATGTGGAGGAGAACGAGAGTATGTGCCATGACGCTCAGTGCCTGATCGAGACGCCGATCGGCCGGTTGGGCCTGCATTGGCGGGGCGATGTCCTGACCGGCATCGATCTGGATCCGCCACCGACTGATCACCCACCACCATCAGGATGTGATACGCCACGTCCGCCAAGGGTAATCACGCGCCGGCTCGACGCCTATTTCCGCGCGCCCGAAACGCGCTTCGATCTGCCGCTGGATCTGGCCGGAACGGCGTTTCAGCAACGGGTGTGGGCACTGTTGCGCACCATTCCCGTCGGCCGGACGCGCACCTATGGCGAGATCGCCCGCGAACTCGGCAGTGCGGCGCGTGCGGTCGGACAGGCCTGCCGTGCCAATCCCTGTCCCATCGTGGTGCCCTGTCATCGGGTCGTCGGTCAGCGTGGGCTGGGCGGCTTCGCCGGAGACCGGACGGGCCGACGGCTCGCCATCAAGCGCCGGTTGCTGGAACACGAGGGCGTTTTACGGTATTCAACGCCGACCGACAGCACGCTCGGGCCGGCACCGGCCCCCTGA
- a CDS encoding YajQ family cyclic di-GMP-binding protein gives MPSFDVVSEIDLQEVRNAVDQSNREIGTRFDFKGVKASFELGDDKILLTGEQEFHLQQMMDILRQKLVKRGIDLASLDPGEPVTNLSSARQEVKLKQGVDSDTAKTLVKAIKASKVKVQAQIQGDRLRVTGKKRDDLQEVIALLRGGDWGLPLQFNNFRD, from the coding sequence ATGCCTTCATTCGACGTCGTCTCCGAGATCGATCTGCAAGAGGTGCGCAACGCGGTCGATCAGTCCAACCGCGAGATCGGCACCCGCTTCGATTTCAAGGGCGTCAAAGCCAGTTTCGAGCTGGGCGACGACAAGATCCTGCTCACCGGCGAGCAGGAGTTCCACCTCCAGCAGATGATGGATATCCTGCGCCAGAAGCTGGTCAAACGCGGAATCGACCTGGCGAGCCTCGACCCCGGCGAACCCGTGACCAACCTGAGCAGCGCGCGTCAGGAGGTCAAACTCAAGCAGGGCGTCGACTCGGACACGGCCAAGACCCTGGTCAAGGCCATCAAGGCGAGCAAGGTCAAGGTGCAGGCCCAGATCCAGGGCGATCGGCTCCGCGTCACCGGCAAGAAGCGCGATGATCTCCAGGAGGTCATCGCGTTGCTGCGTGGCGGTGACTGGGGGTTGCCGTTACAGTTCAACAATTTCCGCGACTAA
- a CDS encoding ChaN family lipoprotein, with translation MSSLQGNPTRVLESAHLTDMDALIARLADKRVILVGEQHDRYEDHLNQAAIIEGLLARGRSVAIGMEMFQQPYQPALDAYVAGEIDEAELLRRTQYFDRWRFDYRLYRPILRLARAHRIPVIALNLESELTRQVGAGGIASLNEADRARLPEIDRSDADHRARLEAIFKHHPDEQQRNFEHFLEVQLLWDEGMAERAARYLTEHPERTLVVISGDGHIEYGQGIPKRLARRVPVPMATLLDGQGRTPDPSAADFFLYPDPVELPPTGKLGVLLGRPAPEGGMAIDGFAEDSGARTAGLQTGDRIVRVDGQPITSYADIRLALLDAEPNGKVEVEAIRSRRLGGDERLTLEVELR, from the coding sequence ATGTCGTCGCTCCAGGGCAACCCGACACGGGTGCTGGAGAGCGCGCACCTGACCGACATGGACGCGCTGATCGCGCGTCTGGCCGACAAGCGCGTGATATTGGTCGGCGAGCAGCACGACCGCTACGAAGATCATCTCAATCAAGCCGCCATCATCGAGGGCCTGCTGGCGCGCGGCCGTTCCGTGGCGATCGGGATGGAGATGTTCCAGCAACCCTATCAGCCCGCACTCGACGCCTATGTCGCCGGCGAGATCGACGAGGCCGAACTGCTGCGTCGCACCCAGTATTTCGACCGCTGGCGCTTCGACTACCGGCTCTATCGACCCATTCTGCGTCTGGCGCGCGCGCACCGGATTCCGGTGATCGCGCTCAACCTCGAATCCGAGCTCACACGTCAGGTCGGCGCCGGCGGGATCGCGAGCCTGAACGAGGCCGATCGCGCGCGCCTGCCCGAGATCGACCGCTCGGACGCGGACCATCGCGCACGCCTGGAGGCGATCTTCAAGCATCATCCGGACGAACAGCAGCGTAACTTCGAACACTTCCTGGAGGTCCAGCTCCTCTGGGACGAGGGCATGGCCGAACGCGCGGCGCGCTACCTGACCGAGCACCCCGAACGCACGCTGGTCGTGATCAGTGGCGACGGCCACATCGAATACGGTCAGGGTATCCCCAAACGGCTCGCCCGCCGCGTGCCGGTCCCCATGGCCACTCTGCTCGATGGCCAGGGGCGCACACCGGATCCGAGTGCCGCCGACTTCTTCCTCTATCCGGATCCGGTCGAACTGCCGCCTACGGGCAAACTCGGCGTATTGCTCGGCCGGCCGGCGCCTGAGGGTGGGATGGCGATCGATGGTTTTGCCGAGGATAGCGGCGCGCGAACGGCGGGTCTGCAAACCGGCGATCGCATCGTCCGGGTCGACGGACAGCCGATCACGAGCTATGCCGACATCCGTCTCGCCCTGCTCGACGCCGAACCGAATGGCAAGGTCGAGGTCGAGGCGATCCGCTCGCGTCGGCTCGGTGGCGACGAGCGACTGACACTCGAGGTCGAACTGCGCTGA
- the xerD gene encoding site-specific tyrosine recombinase XerD, with protein sequence MDDRTLIEGFADALWMERGLSRNTLTAYQSDLRAFAHWLNQERGRSLIAAERADLLDYLARLARQGRNPRSSARLLSCLRQFYQHLRRRGLIEADPSARVEAPKLGRPLPKSLSEADVEALLNAPDTQDARGHRDRTMLEVLYAGGLRVSELVNLTPSQVSLTQGVVRILGKGGKERLVPLGEDACDWLRDYARGPRLDILGGRVSDFLFPTGRSDCMTRQAFWQLIKRYAIRAGIVKPLSPHTLRHAFATHLLNHGADLRVVQMLLGHSDLSTTQIYTHVARERLKQLHARHHPRG encoded by the coding sequence ATGGACGACCGCACACTGATCGAAGGTTTCGCCGACGCACTCTGGATGGAACGCGGCCTGAGCCGAAACACGCTCACCGCCTATCAGTCGGACCTGCGCGCCTTCGCCCACTGGCTGAACCAGGAGCGCGGGCGCTCGCTGATCGCCGCCGAGCGTGCCGATCTGCTCGACTATCTGGCGCGGCTCGCCCGGCAGGGCCGCAACCCGCGCTCCAGCGCGCGTCTGCTGTCCTGCCTGCGTCAGTTCTATCAGCATCTGCGCCGGCGCGGTCTGATCGAGGCCGACCCCAGCGCCCGCGTCGAGGCGCCCAAGCTCGGACGCCCGTTGCCCAAGAGTCTGAGTGAAGCCGATGTCGAAGCCCTGCTCAACGCCCCGGACACGCAAGATGCACGCGGCCATCGCGACCGCACCATGCTGGAGGTGCTCTATGCCGGTGGTCTGCGCGTCAGCGAACTGGTGAACCTCACCCCCAGTCAGGTCAGCCTGACTCAAGGCGTGGTGCGCATCCTCGGCAAGGGCGGCAAGGAACGTCTGGTACCGCTCGGCGAGGACGCCTGCGACTGGCTACGCGACTATGCACGCGGCCCACGGCTGGATATCCTCGGCGGTCGGGTCAGCGACTTCCTGTTTCCGACCGGCCGCAGCGACTGCATGACGCGCCAGGCCTTCTGGCAGCTCATCAAGCGCTATGCCATCCGGGCCGGGATCGTCAAACCGCTCTCGCCCCACACCCTGCGCCACGCCTTCGCCACCCACCTGCTCAATCATGGTGCCGATCTGCGTGTGGTGCAGATGCTGCTCGGCCACAGCGACCTCTCGACCACCCAGATCTACACCCATGTGGCACGCGAACGGCTCAAGCAGCTCCATGCGCGCCATCATCCCCGTGGCTGA
- a CDS encoding M1 family metallopeptidase yields MLASELLIRHHLEVRLDPEQGLIEVRDRMRLPASKSQWSLILHTGLDPKIIDGEATLTRVSGFGHLVEYRLSLKTPGAVTLAYGGRIRHDLERIDESLGRARQWSHGTIAPDGVFLDGNSGWYPRIPESHQAFVLDVRLPEGWSAIAQGAGTTDPAKGRSHWSELQPQDDIYLIAGRFHAYHKRSDNVQAEAQVYLREPDAALAERYLDATLEYLAFYSDLIGPYPFAKFALVENFWESGYGMPSFTLLGPQVIRLPFILQTSYPHEILHNWWGNGVYVDYGSGNWSEGLTNYLADYWLMERAGRGVEGRRDMLKSFADYVRQGRDFPLTEFVQRHGADTQAIGYNKGAMVFHMLRRELGDETFIQGLRRFYADNRFRAAGYADLRLAFEHVSGRDLSAFFAAWIERAGAPSLALDTVETKSTAEGYRISGRIRQTQPEPPFPLAIPVVIDLDSGESVVETVISHARETRFDLALRSAPVRLRLDPDFEVFRALAAGELPVTLSNLFGSEQGLILIPAAAPEALQSGYRRLAESWRAGHPGWQIDEDQAVERLPTDRPVWLLGWENRHLAAFARDAADFALTPDDDQAPRLTLTSAPNGMNATLDPATDSPVLTRRLEDRPVAWMATHTPDALPALARKLPHYGKYSYLSFSGPEATNSLKGQWPAGDSSLTYRPSPPAQSSNEDQATD; encoded by the coding sequence GTGCTCGCCTCCGAACTCCTGATCCGGCACCATCTGGAGGTTCGGCTCGACCCCGAACAGGGGCTGATCGAGGTCAGGGACCGGATGCGGCTTCCCGCATCGAAAAGCCAGTGGTCGCTGATCCTGCATACCGGACTCGACCCGAAGATCATCGACGGCGAGGCGACTCTGACGCGCGTTTCGGGGTTCGGGCACCTGGTCGAGTATCGCCTGAGCCTGAAGACGCCCGGAGCCGTGACGCTCGCCTATGGCGGACGCATCCGTCACGACCTGGAGCGTATAGACGAGAGTCTCGGGCGCGCGCGTCAGTGGTCGCACGGAACCATCGCGCCGGATGGCGTCTTTCTCGACGGCAACAGCGGCTGGTATCCGCGTATTCCCGAGAGCCATCAAGCCTTCGTGCTCGATGTCCGGCTGCCCGAGGGCTGGTCGGCGATCGCCCAGGGCGCGGGCACGACCGACCCGGCCAAGGGCCGGTCACACTGGTCCGAGTTGCAACCGCAGGACGACATCTATCTGATCGCCGGCCGCTTCCACGCCTATCACAAGCGTTCGGATAACGTACAGGCCGAGGCCCAGGTCTATCTGCGCGAGCCGGACGCGGCGCTGGCCGAGCGCTATCTGGACGCCACGCTGGAGTATCTCGCCTTCTATTCCGACCTCATCGGCCCCTACCCTTTCGCCAAGTTCGCGCTGGTCGAGAATTTCTGGGAGTCGGGCTACGGCATGCCGTCCTTCACCCTGCTCGGTCCGCAGGTCATCCGTCTGCCCTTCATCCTCCAGACCTCCTATCCGCACGAAATCCTGCACAACTGGTGGGGCAACGGGGTCTATGTGGACTATGGATCGGGCAACTGGAGCGAGGGTCTGACCAACTATCTGGCCGACTACTGGCTCATGGAGCGTGCCGGACGCGGGGTCGAGGGTCGGCGCGACATGCTCAAGAGCTTCGCCGACTATGTGCGGCAGGGACGGGACTTTCCGCTGACCGAGTTCGTGCAGCGGCATGGGGCGGACACTCAGGCCATCGGCTACAACAAGGGGGCCATGGTCTTCCACATGCTGCGGCGCGAACTCGGTGATGAGACCTTCATCCAGGGTCTGCGGCGCTTCTATGCCGACAACCGCTTCCGGGCGGCCGGCTATGCGGACCTGCGCCTTGCCTTCGAGCACGTGAGCGGACGGGATCTGAGCGCGTTCTTCGCCGCTTGGATCGAACGTGCCGGTGCGCCCAGTCTGGCGCTGGACACTGTCGAGACAAAGAGCACAGCGGAGGGCTATCGGATCAGCGGTCGGATTCGACAAACCCAGCCCGAACCGCCCTTTCCGCTCGCTATACCGGTCGTCATCGATCTCGACTCGGGCGAATCCGTGGTCGAGACGGTCATCAGTCACGCGCGCGAGACCCGGTTCGACCTCGCACTCAGATCCGCCCCCGTGCGTCTGCGCCTCGACCCGGACTTCGAGGTCTTCCGCGCCCTGGCCGCAGGCGAACTGCCCGTGACCCTGAGCAATCTCTTCGGGTCCGAACAGGGACTCATCCTGATTCCCGCTGCGGCCCCGGAGGCACTCCAGTCGGGCTATCGCCGCTTGGCCGAGAGCTGGCGCGCCGGACATCCCGGCTGGCAGATCGACGAAGATCAAGCGGTCGAGCGACTGCCCACCGATCGGCCCGTGTGGCTGCTCGGTTGGGAGAACCGTCATCTTGCCGCCTTTGCGCGTGATGCTGCCGATTTCGCCCTGACCCCGGACGACGATCAGGCACCCAGGTTGACGCTGACCTCAGCACCGAACGGCATGAACGCGACGCTCGATCCTGCAACCGACAGCCCGGTGCTGACCCGCCGGCTGGAGGATCGCCCCGTCGCCTGGATGGCCACGCACACGCCGGACGCCCTGCCCGCTCTGGCACGCAAGCTGCCGCACTACGGCAAATACAGCTATTTGAGCTTCAGCGGCCCGGAGGCGACCAACAGTCTCAAGGGACAATGGCCGGCGGGCGATTCGTCGCTCACCTATCGCCCAAGTCCGCCGGCGCAGAGCAGCAATGAGGATCAAGCCACCGACTGA
- the soeC gene encoding sulfite dehydrogenase subunit SoeC: MHPAFSVIFLTTLLGAGQGLYLAMVTGQLYAIARFLPAQADQFYAVGSLVALLLLIAGLGASFFHLGRPERAWRAAAMWRTSWLSREVIVLPIVMALVFAYGVAHWFEWTQPLFQVGAALQVDLTLLLGVLGTVASLALFVCTAMIYAAVRFLQEWHTPLTVSNFLFLGAASGFMLAAAYSAYIGNPLVTFYGTWAVILTLVGLASRLAHLRRNARLKHKSTVQTAIGVRHANVVQKAQGATGGSFNTREFFHGQSRSLVERLRYVYLALVFPIPVLLIGLSYLIGSSNLPIIAFFVQFAGLLIERWSFFAEARHPQNLYYQSVA, from the coding sequence ATGCATCCAGCCTTCTCAGTCATCTTTCTGACCACGCTGCTCGGTGCCGGTCAGGGTCTCTATCTGGCGATGGTCACCGGCCAGCTCTATGCCATCGCCCGTTTCCTGCCCGCTCAGGCCGACCAGTTCTATGCCGTCGGCAGTCTGGTCGCGTTGCTGCTCCTGATCGCCGGGCTCGGCGCGTCCTTCTTCCATCTCGGACGGCCGGAACGGGCCTGGCGCGCGGCGGCGATGTGGCGCACCTCCTGGCTGTCGCGTGAGGTCATCGTGCTGCCGATCGTCATGGCGCTGGTGTTCGCCTATGGCGTGGCGCACTGGTTCGAGTGGACCCAGCCGCTGTTCCAGGTCGGCGCGGCGCTCCAGGTCGATCTGACCCTGCTGCTCGGGGTGTTGGGGACGGTGGCCAGTCTGGCGCTCTTCGTCTGCACGGCCATGATCTATGCGGCCGTGCGGTTCCTGCAGGAATGGCATACGCCGCTCACGGTCAGCAACTTTCTGTTCCTGGGGGCGGCCTCGGGTTTCATGCTGGCGGCGGCCTATTCGGCCTATATCGGTAATCCGCTGGTGACCTTCTACGGCACCTGGGCGGTGATCCTGACCCTGGTCGGTCTGGCCTCGCGCCTGGCGCATCTGCGCCGCAATGCCCGGCTCAAGCACAAGAGCACGGTCCAGACCGCCATCGGCGTGCGTCATGCCAATGTGGTCCAGAAGGCGCAGGGCGCAACGGGCGGCAGCTTCAACACCCGTGAGTTCTTCCACGGCCAGAGCCGGTCACTGGTCGAACGGCTGCGCTACGTCTATCTGGCGCTGGTCTTTCCGATCCCGGTGCTGCTGATCGGGTTGTCCTATCTCATCGGCTCGTCGAATCTGCCGATCATCGCCTTCTTCGTCCAGTTCGCCGGCTTGCTGATCGAGCGCTGGTCGTTCTTCGCCGAGGCGCGCCATCCGCAGAATCTCTATTATCAGTCGGTGGCTTGA
- a CDS encoding queuosine precursor transporter, whose translation MFDRPTRLFIVLGGFFVCNALIAEFLGVKIFALEATLGLAPFDWNLFGQSGSLSFTAGVLLWPVVFIMTDIINEYYGRRGVKLLSYLTVGLILYAFVFAYLSIGLAPADWWVGIQSGQGVPDMQAAFSAIFGQGMWIIVGSVVAFLIGQIVDVSVFHRVRRLTGERYIWARATGSTLISQFIDSFVVLYVAFVLGPQQWPMELFLAVGTVNYVYKFVVAIALTPLIYLGRTLIDRYLGAELSRTLRERAAFSEGAARAK comes from the coding sequence ATGTTCGACCGACCGACCCGGCTGTTCATCGTCCTCGGCGGTTTCTTCGTCTGCAATGCCCTGATCGCCGAATTTCTGGGCGTGAAGATCTTCGCCCTCGAAGCGACCCTGGGACTGGCGCCCTTCGACTGGAACCTCTTCGGTCAGTCCGGTTCATTGAGCTTCACCGCCGGCGTGCTGCTGTGGCCGGTGGTGTTCATCATGACCGACATCATCAACGAGTACTACGGCCGGCGCGGCGTGAAGCTGCTCTCCTATCTGACGGTCGGACTCATCCTCTACGCCTTTGTCTTCGCCTATCTGTCGATCGGGCTGGCGCCGGCCGACTGGTGGGTCGGCATCCAGTCCGGGCAGGGCGTGCCGGACATGCAGGCGGCCTTCAGCGCCATCTTCGGCCAGGGCATGTGGATCATCGTCGGCTCGGTGGTCGCCTTTCTCATCGGCCAGATCGTCGACGTCAGCGTCTTCCATCGTGTCCGGCGTCTCACCGGCGAACGCTATATCTGGGCACGCGCGACCGGGTCGACGCTGATTTCACAGTTCATCGACAGCTTCGTGGTGCTCTATGTCGCCTTCGTGCTCGGGCCGCAACAATGGCCGATGGAGCTGTTCCTGGCGGTGGGCACGGTGAACTATGTCTACAAATTCGTCGTCGCCATCGCGCTCACGCCCCTGATCTATCTCGGGCGCACCCTGATCGATCGCTATCTGGGCGCTGAACTGTCCAGAACGCTCCGCGAGCGCGCGGCGTTTTCTGAAGGGGCGGCACGCGCCAAGTAG
- a CDS encoding YcgN family cysteine cluster protein produces the protein MNERFWETTPLTELTAEQWESLCDGCGKCCLEKFEDEETGDIIYSRVACALLDLETCRCRRYAERAQHMPDCVTIVPQVPAWPKWLPETCAYRLLAEGKPLPSWHPLISGDPDSVLKAGQSVHGRVIGPETGEDPLMNLIDWIR, from the coding sequence ATGAACGAACGCTTTTGGGAAACCACGCCCCTGACCGAACTGACCGCCGAGCAGTGGGAGTCGCTCTGCGACGGCTGCGGCAAGTGCTGTCTGGAGAAGTTCGAGGACGAGGAGACCGGCGACATCATCTATTCGCGCGTGGCCTGCGCCCTGCTCGACCTGGAGACCTGCCGCTGCCGTCGCTACGCCGAGCGCGCCCAGCACATGCCCGACTGCGTGACCATCGTCCCCCAGGTGCCGGCCTGGCCCAAATGGCTGCCGGAGACCTGCGCCTATCGACTCCTGGCCGAGGGCAAACCGCTGCCGAGTTGGCATCCGCTGATCAGCGGCGATCCCGACTCGGTCCTAAAAGCCGGTCAGAGCGTGCACGGCCGGGTCATCGGACCCGAGACGGGCGAAGACCCGCTGATGAACCTCATCGACTGGATTCGTTAG
- the yegQ gene encoding tRNA 5-hydroxyuridine modification protein YegQ, whose amino-acid sequence MNPTPKKIPELLSPAGTLRNLSYALAYGADAVYAGLPRYSLRVRNNDFDLANLAAGLAETHRQGKRLYLAANLMPHGAKLKTFIDDMRPIVELGPDGLIMADPGLILLAREQWPELPIHLSVQANTVNAAAVRFWQRQGLKRVILSRELSLAAVAEIRDACPDIELEVFVHGALCIAYSGRCLLSGYFNHRDANQGACTNACRWEYRLGAPAGDVPADEAQAGQGGEPDHRHEHADTEPAPARRHPAAESVYLLEEAQRPGDYMPIFEDEHGTYILNSRDLCAIEHVERLVAMGIDCLKIEGRTKSHYYVARATQAYRAAIDDALAGRAFRPELKRDLEGLANRGYTEGFYRRHAPSETQNYAYGASRNQRRIFVGDLSDAEPGWAEVEVRNRFALGDTLELMTPGGNRAFRLERLETLDSEPLEVAPGSGWRVRIPVPEPVGDGALLTRALESS is encoded by the coding sequence TTGAATCCCACGCCCAAAAAGATCCCGGAACTCCTGTCCCCGGCCGGTACGCTCCGCAATCTGAGTTATGCGCTCGCCTATGGCGCCGACGCCGTCTATGCCGGTCTGCCGCGCTACAGTCTGCGCGTGCGCAACAACGACTTCGATCTGGCCAATCTGGCCGCCGGCCTCGCCGAGACGCATCGGCAGGGCAAGCGGCTCTATCTGGCCGCCAACCTCATGCCGCACGGGGCCAAGCTCAAGACCTTCATCGACGACATGCGGCCCATCGTCGAGCTGGGGCCGGACGGGCTGATCATGGCCGATCCGGGCCTGATCCTGCTCGCGCGCGAGCAGTGGCCGGAACTGCCGATCCATCTCTCGGTGCAGGCCAACACGGTCAACGCCGCCGCCGTGCGCTTCTGGCAGCGGCAGGGGCTCAAGCGCGTCATCCTCTCGCGCGAGCTGTCGCTCGCGGCCGTCGCCGAGATCCGTGACGCCTGTCCCGACATCGAGCTCGAAGTCTTCGTCCATGGTGCACTCTGCATCGCCTATTCCGGGCGCTGTCTGCTCTCGGGGTATTTCAATCATCGTGATGCCAACCAGGGTGCCTGCACCAATGCCTGCCGCTGGGAATACCGGCTGGGCGCACCGGCCGGCGATGTCCCCGCCGACGAGGCCCAGGCAGGGCAGGGGGGCGAACCCGATCACCGGCACGAGCACGCCGACACCGAACCGGCTCCGGCACGCCGCCATCCGGCCGCCGAGTCGGTCTATCTGCTGGAGGAGGCCCAGCGCCCCGGTGACTACATGCCGATCTTCGAGGACGAGCACGGCACCTATATCCTCAACTCGCGCGATCTGTGCGCCATCGAGCATGTCGAGCGGCTGGTGGCCATGGGGATCGACTGTCTGAAGATCGAGGGGCGTACCAAATCGCACTACTATGTCGCGCGCGCCACCCAGGCCTATCGCGCCGCCATCGACGACGCCCTGGCCGGACGGGCCTTTCGTCCCGAACTCAAGCGCGATCTGGAGGGACTGGCCAATCGCGGCTATACCGAGGGCTTCTATCGCCGTCACGCCCCGAGCGAGACCCAGAACTATGCCTATGGTGCCTCGCGCAACCAGCGCCGGATCTTCGTCGGCGACCTGAGTGATGCCGAACCGGGCTGGGCCGAAGTCGAGGTCAGGAACCGCTTCGCGCTCGGTGATACGCTGGAGCTGATGACGCCGGGCGGGAACCGTGCTTTCCGGCTGGAGCGGCTGGAGACCCTGGACAGTGAGCCGCTGGAGGTCGCGCCCGGCTCGGGCTGGCGAGTGCGCATCCCAGTACCCGAACCCGTCGGCGACGGCGCCTTGCTGACGCGCGCCCTGGAGTCGAGTTGA
- a CDS encoding PP2C family protein-serine/threonine phosphatase, whose translation MDAKPVSAFELDFAWRTDQGRVRQRNEDAVVVRPEFGLVVVADGVGGATAGHVASRLATETIAERFSRRVGAGANAEKARLYLQAAVEEANITILRHAKDNRECSGMGTTVVVGAVGRDWLAFAHVGDSRLYRLRGEELVQLSRDHSFIQEVVDQGFFNTREDARRYGIGENILTRALGSTPSVAVSSDVIAIDSGDLFLFCTDGLSGLVPDDWLTQILSSIGDDALESAADALVRLANERGGNDNITLALLRVGERAAV comes from the coding sequence ATGGACGCCAAGCCCGTCAGTGCCTTCGAGCTGGATTTCGCCTGGCGCACCGACCAGGGACGAGTGCGCCAGCGCAACGAGGACGCGGTGGTCGTGCGTCCCGAGTTCGGTCTGGTCGTGGTCGCCGATGGTGTCGGGGGTGCGACGGCCGGCCATGTCGCCAGCCGTCTGGCGACCGAGACCATCGCCGAACGTTTCAGTCGGCGCGTCGGCGCCGGCGCCAATGCCGAGAAGGCGCGGCTCTATCTCCAGGCCGCCGTCGAGGAGGCCAACATCACTATCCTGCGCCATGCCAAGGACAATCGCGAATGCAGCGGCATGGGGACGACCGTGGTCGTCGGCGCGGTCGGTCGGGACTGGCTGGCCTTCGCCCATGTCGGCGACTCGCGTCTCTATCGGCTGCGCGGCGAGGAACTGGTCCAGCTCTCGCGCGACCACTCCTTCATCCAGGAGGTCGTCGATCAGGGTTTCTTCAATACCCGCGAGGATGCACGCCGCTATGGCATCGGCGAGAACATCCTGACCCGCGCACTGGGGTCGACGCCGAGCGTGGCCGTCTCGTCCGATGTGATCGCGATCGACAGCGGCGATCTCTTTCTGTTCTGCACCGATGGGCTGAGCGGTCTGGTCCCGGATGACTGGCTGACGCAGATCCTGAGTTCGATCGGAGACGATGCGCTCGAATCGGCGGCTGATGCCCTGGTGCGGCTGGCCAACGAGCGCGGCGGAAACGACAACATCACGCTCGCCCTGCTGCGCGTCGGGGAGCGGGCGGCGGTCTGA